One region of Salvelinus namaycush isolate Seneca chromosome 3, SaNama_1.0, whole genome shotgun sequence genomic DNA includes:
- the LOC120044504 gene encoding homeobox protein Hox-B2a-like, whose product MNFEFEREIGFINSQPSLAECLTSFPAVLESFQTSSIKDSTVIPPPFEHTIPSLSPCTSSQARPRNQKRTSNGLQLRTPQPQQGPAPPASAAGPLAHEFPWMKEKKSSKKGPKSGNATVASSSPSPASSGYATAGLESPTEAQGGLDSGSGSRRLRTAYTNTQLLELEKEFHFNKYLCRPRRVEIAALLDLTERQVKVWFQNRRMKHKRQTTHHREGQEGDPGGFEPLEGADASSPYSSQPLEASGSAASEEETCNSAASYTNSSDNNQPTPEEGQLSCQEPASVSDTTVRSTQFPTPTADNPATMGDGGASGPDHSFSEQQDASSLPDLNFFSADSCLQISDALSPSLQSSLDSPVDFSEADFDLFTSTLCTIDLQHLQF is encoded by the exons ATGAATTTTGAATTTGAGAGGGAGATTGGGTTCATAAACAGCCAGCCTTCCCTTGCAGAGTGCCTGACGTCTTTTCCCGCTGTCCTGGAGTCATTTCAAACTTCATCAATCAAGGACTCGACAGTAATTCCTCCTCCTTTCGAGCACACCATCCCCAGCCTGAGTCCCTGCACAAGCAGCCAGGCGCGACCGAGGAACCAAAAGCGAACCTCCAATGGCCTCCAGCTTCGGACGCCACAGCCGCAACAGGGCCCAGCCCCGCCGGCGAGCGCGGCTGGCCCGCTGGCACACGAGTTCCCCTGGATGAAAGAGAAGAAATCCTCGAAAAAGGGACCCAAATCTGGGAATGCCACGGtagcctcctcttctccctctcctgcaTCCTCCGGGTACGCCACTGCAGGACTTGAATCACCGACAG AGGCGCAGGGTGGACTGGACAGCGGAAGCGGATCCCGGAGGCTGAGGACTGCCTACACCAACACGCAGCTACTGGAGCTGGAGAAGGAGTTCCACTTCAACAAATATCTCTGTCGGCCCCGGCGGGTGGAGATAGCTGCCCTTCTGGATCTAACCGAGAGACAGGTCAAAGTGTGGTTCCAGAACCGGAGGATGAAGCACAAGCGGCAAACGACACACCACAGGGAAGGCCAAGAGGGCGACCCCGGCGGGTTCGAGCCCCTGGAAGGTGCCGATGCGTCCTCGCCTTACTCGAGCCAGCCACTGGAAGCCTCGGGCTCGGCTGCGTCCGAGGAGGAGACGTGTAACTCGGCAGCCTCCTACACGAACAGCAGTGACAATAACCAGCCCACGCCTGAGGAAGGCCAGCTGAGCTGCCAGGAGCCCGCATCAGTCTCTGACACAACAGTGCGGTCGACCCAGTTCCCAACGCCCACTGCAGATAACCCCGCAACAATGGGCGACGGTGGCGCATCTGGCCCGGATCATTCTTTTTCAGAGCAGCAGGACGCCTCCTCCCTGCCCGATTTGAATTTCTTTTCTGCTGATTCCTGCCTCCAGATTTCTGACGCTTTATCGCCCAGCTTGCAGAGCTCGCTCGACAGCCCGGTAGATTTCTCCGAGGCGGACTTTGACTTATTTACGAGCACACTTTGTACAATAGATTTACAACATTTACAGTTCTAA